A region of uncultured Desulfobacter sp. DNA encodes the following proteins:
- a CDS encoding helix-hairpin-helix domain-containing protein — MNPDKVIREHVKTLTDLPNIGKAMEADLLSLGITEPGQLCGRSAQDLYQQLCRQSSAQHDPCVFDVFISIIRFMAGDVPKPWWHYTRERKEFFNQKHLLAVTDIFGRTTAFDNLIKKLSRKFTSVEIVDPYDGEARDFENEDDAYAGFQKQMGLTGYIRKVNDMLWGRQYLSQIIIGFSAGASAVWAVSPNMKAFKNTRAICFYSSQIRHLLDITPEIKTDIYFAARENTYDVDDVISRLSSNRSVNCIKTDFFHGFMNEKSRNFNKKGYARYIEILKDQFKS, encoded by the coding sequence GGTAAAGCCATGGAAGCAGACCTGCTGTCCTTGGGGATCACAGAGCCAGGTCAGCTTTGTGGCAGGTCTGCCCAGGACCTGTACCAGCAACTGTGCAGACAATCATCGGCGCAACATGACCCTTGTGTGTTTGATGTTTTTATATCAATTATCAGGTTCATGGCAGGAGACGTCCCCAAGCCCTGGTGGCACTACACTCGGGAAAGAAAAGAATTTTTCAACCAAAAGCACCTGTTGGCAGTTACCGATATATTCGGTAGAACCACGGCCTTTGACAATCTGATAAAAAAACTGTCCCGTAAATTTACTTCCGTGGAAATTGTTGATCCCTATGACGGGGAAGCCCGGGACTTTGAAAATGAGGATGACGCCTATGCGGGTTTTCAAAAACAGATGGGGCTAACCGGCTATATTCGCAAGGTCAATGACATGCTCTGGGGAAGACAGTACTTGTCCCAAATAATCATAGGATTCAGCGCAGGCGCATCAGCAGTCTGGGCAGTGTCCCCGAACATGAAAGCGTTTAAAAACACCCGGGCCATATGTTTTTACAGTTCCCAGATCCGACATTTGCTTGATATAACCCCTGAAATTAAAACAGATATCTATTTTGCAGCCAGGGAAAACACCTATGACGTGGATGATGTGATCAGCCGCTTATCCTCAAACAGAAGTGTCAATTGTATTAAAACAGACTTTTTTCATGGATTCATGAATGAAAAATCCCGAAATTTTAATAAAAAAGGATATGCCCGGTATATTGAAATATTGAAAGATCAGTTTAAAAGTTAA